A stretch of Spirosoma oryzicola DNA encodes these proteins:
- the ligA gene encoding NAD-dependent DNA ligase LigA: protein MTPQERIAELTDRLNYYNHQYYQNSVSEVDDFTFDKLLAELAGLEAQHPEFRKPDSPTARVGGTVSKEFQTVYHRFPMLSLGNTYSEEDLVEFDNRVRKGLNGQEFEYICELKFDGVALSMTYENGVLVQGATRGDGVRGDDITNNIRTIRTVPLRVHREGIPALFEVRGEGFLPLAEFERINKEREDIGEALLANPRNAASGTFKQQDSAAVAKRRLDCYLYSFLSEPEIFQTHEESLVALKNWGFNVSQTWQKCATIKDVMLYISEWETKRFDLPLGTDGIVIKVNRYDQQRELGYTAKSPRWAIAFKYKALAASTTLNGINYQVGRTGAVTPVAMLTPVLLAGTIVKRASLHNANEIERLGVQLHDTVFVEKGGEIIPKITGVDLGKRTGQSQPIVYPTTCPACGTPLIRKEGEAHFYCPNERGCPPQRQARFEHFIQRRAMNIESLGEGKIELLIDRGLVQTPADLYSLTSAELLGIEKVFEDEETGKRRVVSFREKTVENILTAIERSKAQPFKNVLFALGIRYVGGTTAEKLADYFGSMDAIMNASQEALLAVPDTGPRIAESVVAWFADQLNQDFVEGLRSAGLQFVGERKVVEPEGDTLAGKTFLYTGTFANFSREELEARIAANGGKLLSGISKKLNYLIVGENAGPSKVEKAQKLNVSMISEDEFLAMLDV, encoded by the coding sequence ATGACACCCCAGGAGCGCATTGCGGAATTGACCGACCGCCTGAATTATTACAATCACCAGTATTACCAGAACAGCGTTTCGGAAGTAGACGATTTTACGTTCGATAAATTGTTAGCCGAATTAGCTGGTCTGGAAGCTCAGCATCCTGAATTTCGCAAACCCGACTCGCCGACCGCCCGGGTGGGTGGAACCGTTAGTAAAGAGTTTCAAACGGTCTATCACCGCTTTCCGATGCTTTCGCTGGGAAATACCTATTCCGAGGAAGATCTGGTTGAATTCGACAATCGCGTGCGGAAAGGATTGAACGGGCAGGAGTTTGAATACATCTGCGAACTTAAGTTCGACGGAGTGGCTCTGAGTATGACCTACGAAAACGGCGTGCTTGTGCAGGGGGCTACCCGTGGTGACGGTGTTCGTGGCGACGACATCACAAATAATATCCGGACGATTCGGACGGTTCCCCTGCGCGTACACCGGGAAGGCATTCCTGCTCTATTTGAGGTGCGGGGCGAAGGGTTTTTGCCACTGGCTGAGTTTGAACGGATCAACAAAGAGCGTGAAGATATTGGCGAAGCCCTGCTGGCAAACCCCCGAAATGCAGCCTCTGGCACGTTTAAACAGCAGGATTCCGCAGCCGTAGCCAAACGCCGATTGGATTGTTACCTATACTCGTTTCTGTCCGAACCCGAAATCTTCCAGACCCACGAAGAAAGCCTTGTTGCCCTGAAAAATTGGGGTTTCAACGTATCGCAAACCTGGCAAAAATGCGCGACTATCAAGGACGTAATGCTGTACATCAGCGAGTGGGAAACCAAACGCTTCGATCTACCGCTTGGTACCGATGGGATCGTTATTAAAGTCAACCGCTACGATCAGCAGCGCGAACTAGGCTATACGGCTAAAAGTCCCCGATGGGCTATTGCCTTCAAATACAAAGCGTTGGCGGCCAGCACAACGCTGAACGGTATCAATTACCAGGTTGGCCGGACAGGTGCCGTAACGCCCGTTGCGATGCTGACACCCGTACTACTGGCCGGAACCATCGTAAAACGAGCGTCGCTGCACAACGCCAATGAGATCGAGCGGTTAGGTGTTCAATTACACGATACCGTATTCGTAGAAAAAGGGGGCGAAATCATACCCAAAATTACGGGTGTTGATCTGGGCAAACGGACCGGTCAGAGCCAACCGATTGTTTACCCGACTACCTGTCCGGCCTGCGGTACGCCACTCATTCGCAAAGAAGGCGAAGCGCATTTTTATTGCCCCAACGAACGGGGTTGCCCTCCGCAGCGGCAAGCCCGGTTTGAACACTTTATCCAGCGTCGGGCGATGAACATCGAAAGTCTTGGGGAAGGCAAAATCGAATTGCTTATCGACCGGGGACTGGTACAGACACCCGCTGACCTCTATTCACTTACGTCAGCTGAGTTGCTGGGTATCGAAAAAGTCTTCGAAGACGAAGAAACGGGAAAGCGTCGGGTGGTTAGTTTCCGCGAAAAGACGGTTGAAAACATCCTGACGGCAATCGAACGCTCGAAAGCGCAACCTTTCAAGAACGTTTTGTTTGCCTTAGGTATACGTTACGTTGGGGGCACAACGGCGGAAAAACTAGCTGATTATTTCGGGTCAATGGATGCCATTATGAACGCGAGTCAGGAGGCACTACTGGCCGTGCCTGATACGGGACCACGCATCGCCGAAAGCGTAGTTGCCTGGTTTGCCGACCAACTGAACCAAGACTTTGTCGAAGGGCTACGATCCGCCGGACTGCAATTTGTCGGCGAACGAAAAGTCGTTGAACCGGAGGGAGACACACTCGCGGGTAAGACATTTTTGTACACCGGTACCTTCGCTAATTTCAGTCGGGAGGAATTGGAAGCCCGGATTGCGGCCAATGGAGGTAAACTGCTCAGTGGTATTTCCAAAAAGCTTAACTATCTGATTGTTGGTGAAAACGCGGGACCGTCGAAAGTTGAAAAAGCCCAGAAGCTGAATGTGTCCATGATCAGCGAAGATGAGTTCTTGGCGATGCTGGACGTGTAG
- a CDS encoding amidohydrolase family protein — protein sequence MTRHFLTALLAAGLAYSAVAQTTFPRNGVYDERPGLYAFTNATIVVDPQTTLQNATLLIRDGRVEAVGSNVSLPAGTVVADLKGKRIYPALIDIDSDYGMPEIPQTGGPGGFRGGPPQLESTKKGAYYWNQAVQPENNASLLFKATPAKADELRKLGFGAVLTHPHDGIVRGTGALVALADDRENTLVLKPNATAHYSFSKGTSRQNYPNSAMGSVALLRQAMYDADWYKRGGNKEQANLSLEALSRNLSLPAIFEVGDKLAVLRADKVGDEFGVQYIIKGSGDEYQRLDEIKATGASLIVPVNFPQPYDVEDAWDADNVAISELKHWEMAPMNAGRLASANIPFALTTAGLRNKTEFWANLRKAIENGLSEQKALEALTVVPARLMKAEDMVGTLQKGRVANFIITSGNLFSADNVIFENWIRGKQYIVNQKDAADLRGSWQLTIGDRSNIKLNITGKSADKPDYQIQVDTTKITPKVAISGDIISIQTQLDRRPNSGTTRLTGYRTSPTTLKGDGETPDGKRITWSATRSGDIPQSTTVTAARSTSATSSTAVMYPFVGMGNLQKPKAETVLIRNATVWTNEKDGVMTGADVLVTDGKISKIGKGLTAPANVNVIDGTGKHLTNGIIDEHSHIALLSVNEGGQSSSAEVRMADVINPDDVNIYRQLAGGVTTSQLLHGSANSIGGQSAIVKLKWGESPENMLIKGADGFIKFALGENVKQANNPSGGVRFPQSRMGVEQVYMDHFTRAKEYSKGWTAYNKLSAKEKANATPPRRDIELDALAEILANKRFITCHSYVQSEINMLLKVADSLGFKVNTFTHILEGYKLADKMAKHGAGGSSFADWWAYKMEVHDAIPYNAALMHRQGVTVSINSDDAEMARRLNQEAAKTVEYGGVSEEDAWKMVTLNPAKLLHLDNRMGSIKAGKDADLVLWNAHPLSIYARPEITMIEGAIYFSLKGEEAKREAMQAERARLIQKTLSAKASGVPTQRPTFRRSRMWHCEDVEGVMAEGEEEGK from the coding sequence ATGACAAGACATTTCCTGACGGCACTACTTGCGGCTGGTCTGGCCTACTCTGCTGTGGCTCAGACGACCTTCCCCCGCAACGGTGTCTACGACGAACGGCCAGGATTGTATGCATTCACCAACGCTACCATTGTTGTTGATCCACAAACGACCCTACAAAACGCTACGCTACTCATTCGTGACGGTCGCGTCGAGGCTGTCGGCAGCAACGTTAGCCTTCCTGCCGGAACGGTTGTTGCCGATTTGAAAGGTAAACGCATTTACCCTGCTCTGATCGATATTGACTCTGACTATGGCATGCCGGAAATACCACAGACGGGTGGTCCCGGCGGATTTCGGGGTGGCCCTCCGCAACTGGAATCAACCAAAAAAGGGGCTTACTACTGGAACCAGGCGGTACAACCCGAAAACAATGCCAGCTTACTCTTCAAGGCGACGCCAGCCAAGGCCGATGAACTTCGCAAATTAGGCTTTGGAGCCGTACTGACGCACCCACACGATGGAATCGTTCGGGGAACGGGCGCTTTGGTGGCTCTTGCCGACGACCGGGAAAATACGCTTGTGCTGAAACCAAATGCTACGGCTCATTACTCGTTCAGCAAAGGCACATCGCGGCAAAATTACCCAAACTCGGCGATGGGTTCCGTAGCGTTGTTGCGGCAGGCCATGTACGATGCTGACTGGTACAAACGGGGTGGGAACAAGGAGCAGGCAAACCTGTCGCTCGAGGCTCTGAGCCGTAACCTGTCGCTACCCGCGATCTTTGAAGTGGGCGACAAACTGGCGGTTCTCCGGGCCGACAAAGTAGGCGACGAGTTTGGTGTTCAGTACATCATCAAAGGCTCGGGCGATGAATACCAGCGTCTTGACGAGATCAAAGCAACGGGCGCATCACTGATTGTACCAGTTAATTTTCCGCAGCCGTACGACGTTGAAGATGCCTGGGATGCCGATAACGTGGCTATTTCTGAATTGAAGCACTGGGAAATGGCACCCATGAATGCGGGACGACTAGCTAGTGCCAACATTCCTTTTGCGCTGACAACGGCAGGACTTCGCAATAAAACTGAGTTCTGGGCCAATCTGCGCAAAGCCATTGAAAACGGCCTGTCGGAGCAGAAAGCCCTGGAAGCGCTGACCGTCGTACCTGCCCGGCTCATGAAGGCTGAGGACATGGTTGGCACCTTGCAGAAAGGCCGGGTCGCCAACTTTATTATAACCTCCGGCAATTTGTTCAGCGCGGATAACGTCATCTTCGAAAACTGGATTCGCGGTAAGCAGTACATCGTCAATCAGAAAGATGCCGCTGATCTGCGCGGAAGCTGGCAGTTGACCATCGGTGACCGGAGCAACATTAAGTTGAACATAACCGGGAAGTCAGCCGATAAGCCCGACTACCAAATCCAGGTCGATACAACCAAAATCACCCCGAAAGTTGCTATCAGTGGAGATATTATCTCGATTCAAACCCAACTGGATCGTCGCCCCAATTCGGGTACGACGCGCCTAACGGGTTACCGCACCTCGCCAACCACCCTTAAGGGCGACGGCGAAACCCCCGATGGAAAACGCATCACCTGGTCGGCAACCCGATCGGGCGATATCCCGCAATCGACTACCGTAACGGCTGCCCGGTCAACGTCGGCCACGTCGTCTACCGCTGTCATGTATCCGTTCGTGGGTATGGGTAATCTGCAAAAACCCAAAGCAGAGACCGTACTGATTCGCAACGCTACCGTCTGGACCAACGAGAAAGATGGCGTGATGACCGGAGCCGACGTGCTGGTAACGGACGGTAAAATTTCTAAAATCGGTAAAGGTCTGACAGCACCCGCCAATGTGAACGTGATCGACGGTACGGGCAAACACCTGACCAACGGTATCATCGACGAACATTCGCATATTGCCCTGCTCTCAGTCAACGAAGGCGGACAGTCGAGTTCGGCAGAGGTGCGGATGGCTGATGTTATTAACCCCGACGACGTAAACATCTATCGGCAACTGGCGGGTGGTGTTACAACCTCCCAACTGCTGCATGGTTCCGCAAACTCCATCGGTGGTCAGTCGGCTATTGTCAAACTAAAATGGGGCGAGTCGCCGGAGAATATGCTCATCAAAGGGGCCGACGGCTTTATCAAGTTTGCGTTGGGCGAGAACGTCAAACAAGCCAATAACCCCAGCGGTGGTGTTCGGTTCCCACAGTCGCGGATGGGGGTAGAACAGGTTTACATGGATCACTTCACCCGCGCTAAAGAGTACTCGAAAGGGTGGACGGCTTATAACAAGCTGAGCGCCAAAGAAAAAGCCAACGCTACGCCACCGCGCCGGGATATTGAACTCGATGCGCTGGCCGAAATTCTGGCGAACAAACGGTTTATCACCTGCCACTCGTACGTGCAGTCGGAGATCAACATGCTGTTGAAAGTAGCTGACTCGCTGGGCTTCAAAGTCAACACGTTTACGCACATTCTGGAAGGGTACAAACTGGCCGACAAGATGGCGAAACACGGAGCGGGTGGCTCGTCGTTTGCCGACTGGTGGGCGTACAAAATGGAAGTGCACGACGCGATTCCGTACAACGCGGCTCTGATGCACCGTCAGGGAGTAACGGTTTCGATCAACTCCGACGACGCTGAGATGGCCCGCCGGTTGAATCAGGAAGCGGCCAAAACCGTCGAATACGGTGGTGTTTCGGAAGAAGATGCCTGGAAAATGGTGACGCTCAACCCGGCAAAACTGTTGCATCTGGACAATCGGATGGGGAGTATCAAGGCGGGTAAAGACGCGGATTTGGTCCTCTGGAATGCGCACCCGCTGTCTATCTACGCCCGGCCCGAAATAACAATGATCGAAGGCGCTATTTACTTTAGCCTGAAAGGCGAAGAAGCCAAGCGGGAAGCCATGCAGGCCGAGCGGGCCCGGCTGATTCAGAAAACCTTGTCGGCCAAAGCGAGCGGTGTACCAACCCAGCGCCCAACGTTCAGACGGTCGCGGATGTGGCACTGCGAAGACGTTGAGGGTGTCATGGCTGAAGGCGAAGAAGAAGGAAAATAG
- a CDS encoding BamA/TamA family outer membrane protein, producing the protein MRRLFSLSFILPVSLAYRISVRKDWVAALFSTFFLVNACRAQLPSGRDTSTVGVDTLNSRRAIHYQDVADVLKRCFPRLGITTHDSASLQEGKRFVLVLPQVGYTLQTRALAAIVVNTAFRKPLANMSTMTGTLSYTQNNQVILMANAAVWSAANRYLWTNDWRLMHYPQATYGLGMYTSTDRVINMDYAYFRLYQSLLRRLAPNFYAGIGYALDLHWGINSYDSRRELTRISRYSVGVAGRSVSSGPTLHILYDNRQNAINPNGGLYVNAVFRANTQALGSDKTYQSLLIEARKYIHLPRQSDNILAFWSYNALTLSSDPPFLDLPSTGWDSNGNVGRGFIQGRFRGKKLLYAETEYRFPLTTNRLLGGVIFANAQSVTEHPSEQFEKVVPAVGAGLRLKMNKISRTNLSVDYGFGFDGSKGLFFNLGEVF; encoded by the coding sequence ATGCGTCGTCTATTTTCTTTGTCCTTTATTCTACCGGTTTCCTTGGCTTATCGAATAAGCGTTCGCAAGGATTGGGTTGCGGCTCTTTTTAGTACCTTCTTTTTGGTGAACGCCTGTCGCGCTCAATTGCCTTCGGGCAGGGATACCTCAACGGTCGGAGTAGATACCCTCAATAGCAGACGAGCAATTCATTATCAGGATGTTGCCGACGTCCTCAAACGGTGCTTCCCACGTTTGGGCATCACCACTCACGACTCGGCCTCGTTGCAGGAAGGGAAACGGTTTGTCCTGGTGCTTCCTCAGGTTGGCTACACCCTTCAAACGCGTGCCCTGGCTGCCATTGTCGTCAATACAGCTTTCCGAAAGCCACTGGCAAACATGTCGACCATGACCGGAACGCTTTCCTACACCCAGAATAATCAGGTGATTCTGATGGCGAATGCCGCCGTATGGAGTGCCGCCAACCGCTATTTATGGACCAACGACTGGCGGTTGATGCATTACCCACAGGCGACCTACGGATTAGGCATGTACACGTCCACCGACCGGGTGATCAACATGGATTATGCCTACTTTCGCCTGTACCAAAGCCTGTTACGACGTCTGGCACCAAACTTTTACGCTGGGATTGGTTACGCACTGGATTTACATTGGGGTATCAACAGCTACGATAGTCGTCGGGAATTGACGCGTATCTCCCGCTATTCGGTTGGTGTGGCCGGTCGGTCGGTATCCTCAGGTCCTACACTGCATATTCTATACGACAATCGGCAGAATGCGATCAATCCAAACGGCGGCTTGTACGTTAACGCCGTTTTTCGCGCGAACACGCAAGCACTCGGCAGCGATAAAACCTACCAATCGCTGTTGATCGAAGCCCGAAAGTACATACACCTACCTCGGCAATCAGACAACATTCTGGCCTTTTGGTCCTATAACGCGCTAACGTTGAGCAGCGATCCTCCTTTCCTGGATTTACCCAGCACGGGTTGGGACAGTAACGGAAATGTTGGCCGGGGTTTTATCCAGGGACGTTTTCGGGGCAAGAAACTACTGTATGCCGAAACCGAATACCGATTCCCACTAACGACCAATCGGCTTTTAGGGGGTGTCATTTTCGCCAATGCCCAATCCGTTACGGAACATCCCAGCGAACAATTCGAAAAGGTAGTACCAGCGGTTGGAGCGGGTTTGCGCTTAAAAATGAATAAAATTTCCCGAACAAACCTCTCTGTCGATTACGGATTTGGCTTCGATGGATCGAAAGGTTTGTTCTTTAATTTAGGCGAAGTCTTCTAG
- the rpe gene encoding ribulose-phosphate 3-epimerase, translating into MTQPFIAPSLLAADFANLQRDLELINRSEADYLHFDVMDGEFVPNISFGFPILDAVRKHCQKPLDVHLMITQPDRYIDAFAEGGASVIHVHYEACTHLHRTLTHIREMGCRAGVALNPHTPVTGLEDVLEQIDVILIMSVNPGFGGQSFIPNTLPKIAKLKQMLTANRSSALIEVDGGVGPKNAAALLDAGADILVAGSSVFGASDPLEAIRQLKNSRQPLMA; encoded by the coding sequence ATGACTCAGCCTTTCATTGCGCCTTCGTTGCTAGCTGCCGACTTTGCGAATCTGCAACGGGACCTCGAATTAATAAACCGTAGTGAAGCCGATTATCTGCACTTCGATGTGATGGATGGCGAGTTTGTTCCCAACATTTCGTTTGGCTTTCCTATTCTCGATGCTGTTCGCAAGCACTGCCAGAAACCACTGGATGTGCATCTGATGATCACCCAGCCGGACCGGTACATTGACGCCTTCGCCGAAGGCGGAGCCTCGGTAATTCATGTGCATTACGAAGCCTGCACGCACCTTCACCGCACCCTTACGCACATTCGCGAGATGGGTTGCCGGGCGGGCGTCGCACTCAACCCACATACACCCGTAACAGGTCTGGAGGATGTGCTGGAACAGATTGACGTAATCCTGATCATGTCGGTCAACCCTGGATTCGGTGGTCAATCGTTTATTCCCAATACCCTCCCCAAAATAGCCAAATTAAAGCAGATGCTGACGGCGAATCGCTCGTCGGCACTGATTGAAGTAGATGGTGGTGTCGGCCCGAAAAACGCAGCGGCCTTATTAGACGCGGGTGCAGACATATTGGTAGCGGGCAGTTCCGTTTTTGGTGCCAGCGATCCGCTGGAAGCCATCCGGCAGCTGAAAAACAGTCGCCAACCACTCATGGCTTAA
- a CDS encoding DUF5916 domain-containing protein → MKRLPFLLLVFVIFAVGQPCLYAQKKNEAYQLHISKATSPIVVDGNLDEPAWQATEVATDFWMVLPMDTSRANVRTDVRMSYDDQNIYLSAVCYHGDVAGPYIVESLRRDWSFPKNDNFILFMDTFDDQTNGFAFGVNAAGAQWDGLLYEGSKANLSWDNKWTSAVRNYSDRYILELAIPFKTIRYKRGITRWGVNFGRQDLKTTEKSSWTPIQRQFPTASLAYTGVLVWDQAPPQPGPNISLIPYALSGLNRNYEGDTPTDSRFDAGMDAKVAVTSSLNLDLTVNPDFSQVDVDQQVTNLDRYELFFPEKRQFFLENGDQFTNFGYSTIRPFFSRRIGLGGVPIRFGARLSGKLNKDWRIGLMDMQTGRVDNMGLPAQNFAVMALQRRIFSRSNIGFLFVNKESLSYEPVSDKPIYSRYNRNFGLEYNLASSNNLWMGKALYIKSFSPETSQEDNAVYAANLQYNSRRWLISGQLEMVGANYTAEAGYVPRRGYERGTATVGYTFLPTNGPILNHGPTLTSTYFFDKAGRQSDNETYLGYTLTFRSRSVLTAWAATDYVRLLQPFDPTNSGRETLATDTEHNWTAWGTQFTSKPQSLFTYGFSTRYGGYYSNGSRLNLTADVGYRFQPYVSLAASANYNDIRLPGPWGKTTFWLVGPRFDLTMTNTLYLTTFLQYNEQAKNMNLNARFQWRYKPASDLFIVYTDNYLPTMGQPGSFSVKNRALVLKFTYWWNI, encoded by the coding sequence GTGAAACGTCTCCCTTTTTTGTTGCTGGTGTTTGTCATTTTTGCGGTAGGCCAGCCGTGTCTGTACGCCCAAAAGAAAAACGAAGCCTATCAACTTCACATCAGCAAAGCCACATCACCTATTGTTGTCGATGGAAACCTGGACGAACCGGCTTGGCAGGCGACAGAAGTAGCAACGGATTTCTGGATGGTACTGCCTATGGATACCAGCCGAGCCAACGTTCGTACGGATGTTCGAATGAGCTACGATGACCAGAACATTTACCTGAGTGCCGTCTGCTATCACGGCGATGTAGCAGGGCCTTATATCGTTGAATCGCTCCGGCGCGACTGGTCTTTCCCGAAGAACGATAATTTCATTCTTTTCATGGACACCTTCGACGACCAGACCAATGGTTTCGCTTTCGGAGTCAATGCCGCGGGAGCGCAATGGGACGGCCTGTTGTACGAGGGCAGTAAAGCGAACTTAAGCTGGGACAATAAATGGACCTCTGCCGTTCGTAACTATTCAGATCGTTACATCCTCGAACTGGCGATTCCGTTCAAGACCATCCGCTATAAACGCGGCATTACCCGCTGGGGCGTCAACTTCGGTCGGCAAGACCTGAAAACAACCGAGAAATCGTCCTGGACGCCTATTCAGCGCCAGTTTCCGACTGCTTCTCTGGCTTATACGGGTGTGCTGGTCTGGGATCAGGCACCCCCACAACCCGGCCCCAACATTTCGCTTATTCCCTACGCCCTCAGCGGTTTAAACCGCAACTACGAAGGAGATACGCCGACAGACAGTCGCTTTGACGCGGGTATGGATGCCAAAGTGGCCGTCACCTCATCGCTGAATCTTGATCTAACCGTTAATCCCGATTTTTCGCAGGTTGACGTTGATCAGCAGGTCACGAACCTCGACCGTTATGAACTATTTTTCCCCGAAAAGCGGCAGTTCTTTCTGGAAAACGGCGACCAGTTCACCAACTTCGGCTATTCAACCATCCGTCCTTTTTTCAGCCGTCGGATCGGACTCGGTGGCGTCCCGATTCGCTTCGGTGCCCGGCTAAGTGGTAAACTCAATAAAGACTGGCGGATCGGGTTGATGGATATGCAAACAGGCCGGGTAGACAATATGGGATTACCCGCCCAGAATTTTGCCGTAATGGCCCTGCAACGTCGGATTTTTTCCCGATCAAACATCGGTTTTCTGTTTGTCAATAAAGAGTCGCTGTCGTACGAACCCGTTTCCGATAAACCGATCTACTCGCGCTACAACCGAAATTTTGGTCTGGAATACAATCTCGCATCCTCGAACAACCTCTGGATGGGTAAAGCACTGTACATAAAATCGTTTAGCCCTGAAACTTCGCAGGAGGACAACGCGGTTTACGCGGCCAATTTGCAATACAACAGTCGTCGATGGCTAATCAGCGGACAGCTCGAAATGGTGGGAGCCAATTACACCGCTGAAGCGGGCTACGTACCGCGCCGGGGTTACGAGCGGGGAACAGCAACCGTTGGGTATACGTTTCTCCCGACCAATGGACCCATTCTGAATCACGGTCCCACGTTAACGTCTACGTATTTTTTCGACAAAGCCGGGCGGCAGAGCGACAACGAAACGTACCTGGGCTATACGTTAACGTTCCGTAGTCGAAGCGTTTTAACGGCCTGGGCCGCCACCGACTATGTGCGGCTGCTGCAACCTTTCGATCCGACCAATTCGGGACGCGAAACCCTGGCGACCGATACCGAACACAACTGGACGGCCTGGGGCACTCAGTTTACGTCAAAACCACAGAGCCTGTTCACCTACGGATTTTCAACGCGCTACGGCGGTTACTATTCCAACGGCTCACGGCTAAACCTCACGGCGGATGTAGGGTACCGCTTTCAGCCTTACGTCAGTTTGGCAGCCAGTGCGAACTACAACGATATTCGCTTACCCGGCCCCTGGGGGAAAACGACGTTCTGGCTCGTCGGGCCACGCTTCGACCTGACCATGACCAATACGCTGTACCTGACGACTTTTTTGCAGTATAATGAGCAGGCCAAAAACATGAACCTGAACGCCCGATTCCAATGGCGTTACAAGCCAGCTTCTGATTTGTTTATTGTTTATACCGATAACTATCTGCCTACGATGGGACAACCGGGATCTTTTTCGGTTAAAAACCGGGCGTTGGTACTCAAGTTTACGTACTGGTGGAATATCTGA
- the dapA gene encoding 4-hydroxy-tetrahydrodipicolinate synthase: MDTTFHGVGVAIVTPFTADHSVDFDGFGRIIRHVSEGGVRYIVLQGTTGESPTVTKQEKKQLLQYLKENNPKKLPIVFGVGGNVTSDVVAGMKDIDFEGVDAILSVCPYYNKPGKRGVIEHFTRVADASPVPVILYNIPFRTGINMSAETICELAQHPNIIGVKEASCVIEQCMEIARDKPDDFLLISGDDIQAVPIISIGGVGVMSVIANAFPAKFSGIIDAALQGDFGFAQKELGHFLRIDPLLYEEGNPVGVKNIMEIMGLISAEVRLPLMKASDDLSERQKAVLQRDGLLELVA; this comes from the coding sequence ATGGACACTACATTTCACGGCGTCGGTGTGGCTATTGTGACACCGTTTACGGCCGATCATTCTGTCGACTTCGACGGCTTCGGCCGCATCATCCGGCACGTTTCCGAGGGGGGCGTCCGTTACATTGTTCTGCAAGGCACTACGGGCGAATCGCCAACGGTGACGAAGCAGGAGAAAAAACAATTGTTACAGTATCTTAAAGAAAATAATCCCAAGAAGCTTCCAATCGTGTTTGGCGTAGGCGGTAACGTAACGTCGGATGTTGTGGCGGGGATGAAGGATATTGATTTCGAAGGGGTCGACGCGATTCTGTCCGTCTGTCCTTATTACAATAAACCCGGCAAACGGGGAGTTATCGAACACTTCACGCGCGTTGCCGATGCAAGCCCTGTTCCCGTGATCCTGTACAATATTCCGTTCCGGACGGGTATCAACATGTCGGCGGAGACGATTTGCGAACTGGCTCAGCATCCTAACATCATCGGTGTTAAAGAAGCGTCGTGCGTAATTGAGCAGTGCATGGAAATTGCCCGCGACAAACCCGATGATTTTCTGCTGATCTCCGGCGACGACATTCAGGCTGTACCTATTATCAGCATCGGTGGAGTAGGGGTGATGTCGGTGATAGCCAATGCATTCCCGGCTAAGTTCTCAGGCATAATTGATGCGGCCTTGCAGGGTGACTTTGGTTTTGCCCAAAAAGAACTCGGCCACTTCCTGCGTATCGACCCGCTTCTGTACGAAGAAGGAAACCCGGTTGGTGTAAAGAACATCATGGAAATCATGGGCTTGATTTCGGCGGAGGTTCGGTTACCACTTATGAAAGCATCCGACGATCTGAGCGAACGCCAGAAAGCCGTATTACAGCGGGACGGTCTGCTGGAACTGGTAGCCTAA